A portion of the Microbacterium hominis genome contains these proteins:
- a CDS encoding flavin-containing monooxygenase, which translates to MNTSPPAAVHPLESTVCVIGAGPAGLAVARALSERGIDYTHLERHSQVGGVWDIDNPGTPMYESAHFISSRTVSGFTGFPMPDDYPDYPGHEQILAYLRSFADAYGLTARIRFGAAVATIDAVPSSTPGTPRWRVTLEDGTTTDHERVIVCTGTQWHPSTPDIPGDYTGEIRHSRDYRSPSEFTGRRVLIVGGGNSACDIACDAARTAERAAISMRRGYWFIPKHVFGVPSDIVGGKGSFLPKPLERAILQPMLTLLTGDPTRLGLQKPDHKLFEVHPVLNSQLFHYLQHGDIAARRGIRRADGLAVQFTDGTTEEFDLIVMATGYRHRVPVGQRYFGDEQHPDLYLNCVSREHAGLYGIGFIETNSGAYGLFDQQAHLLASFIAGIRDGAPAAAEFEQMRTSDTPDLSGGLHFDSSPRHRGYVDSDAYAKYMKKLARRLGWPLTGRAPHVDATRVLERTEVAA; encoded by the coding sequence ATGAACACCTCACCCCCTGCCGCCGTGCACCCGCTCGAATCGACGGTCTGCGTTATCGGAGCCGGCCCGGCCGGACTCGCGGTGGCGCGCGCTCTGAGCGAGAGGGGCATCGACTACACGCACCTCGAGCGCCACTCGCAGGTGGGTGGAGTCTGGGACATCGACAATCCGGGCACACCCATGTACGAGTCCGCCCACTTCATCTCCAGCAGGACGGTGTCGGGCTTCACCGGATTCCCGATGCCCGACGACTATCCGGACTACCCGGGTCACGAGCAGATTCTGGCGTACCTGCGATCGTTCGCAGATGCCTACGGCCTCACGGCGCGCATCCGGTTCGGCGCCGCAGTCGCCACCATCGACGCCGTGCCGTCATCGACGCCAGGAACCCCGCGCTGGCGCGTCACACTCGAGGACGGCACCACCACTGACCACGAGCGCGTCATCGTGTGCACCGGCACCCAGTGGCATCCGTCCACCCCCGACATTCCGGGCGACTACACCGGCGAGATCCGGCACAGCCGTGACTACCGCTCGCCATCCGAGTTCACGGGACGGCGCGTGCTGATCGTCGGCGGCGGAAACTCCGCGTGCGACATCGCGTGCGACGCGGCCCGCACGGCGGAACGGGCGGCGATCAGCATGCGGCGCGGCTACTGGTTCATCCCGAAGCACGTGTTCGGTGTGCCGTCGGACATCGTCGGAGGCAAGGGATCGTTCCTGCCCAAGCCCCTCGAACGGGCCATCTTGCAGCCGATGTTGACGCTGCTCACCGGCGACCCGACGCGCCTCGGTCTGCAGAAGCCCGACCACAAGCTCTTCGAGGTCCACCCGGTGCTGAACTCGCAATTGTTCCACTACCTGCAGCACGGTGACATCGCCGCGCGCCGCGGCATCCGCCGAGCGGACGGACTCGCCGTGCAGTTCACCGACGGGACCACCGAGGAGTTCGATCTGATCGTCATGGCGACCGGCTACCGCCACCGCGTGCCGGTAGGTCAGCGCTACTTCGGCGATGAGCAGCATCCGGACCTCTACCTCAACTGCGTCTCCCGTGAGCACGCAGGGCTGTATGGAATCGGATTCATCGAGACCAACAGCGGCGCGTACGGGCTGTTCGACCAGCAGGCGCACCTGCTCGCGTCGTTCATCGCCGGCATCCGCGATGGCGCACCGGCCGCAGCCGAGTTCGAGCAGATGCGCACGAGCGATACGCCCGATCTCTCGGGCGGGCTGCACTTCGATTCATCGCCGCGGCATCGCGGCTACGTCGACTCCGACGCCTATGCGAAGTACATGAAGAAGCTGGCTCGACGCCTCGGCTGGCCCCTCACGGGACGCGCACCGCATGTCGACGCCACCCGTGTGCTCGAGCGGACCGAGGTCGCCGCGTGA
- a CDS encoding AraC family transcriptional regulator ligand-binding domain-containing protein has product MPETFALTPSSAVITPNILRYLLQVADEHGVSLDRALRAASLTRAAIESPALRVSYRQGRVIIEQALTMLPVPALGLEVGGRQPITASGLLGLAMMSSATLREAVMVGLRFQNLAGSMVRWSSTEEASALVVTAALQEPSSAVGRFLVDEGFATITRMARDVAGGVGPRLVELSHAAGADSSVYREHFGSAVRFSSTRNAWHIPLAAAHARLPSADAWTHRDTVTMLEAQTESLVERQELVAVLAAQIEEALPEVLPLAVHARALATSERTLRRRLIEVGASYSGVLDDVRKRLTAELFASPQLTTAEIAFRLGYQEDRSLRRSTQRWFGSSPAALHAEARRPSPAR; this is encoded by the coding sequence GTGCCCGAGACCTTCGCCCTCACCCCCTCATCGGCGGTGATCACGCCGAACATCCTCCGTTACCTGCTGCAGGTGGCAGACGAGCACGGCGTCTCGTTGGACCGAGCTCTGCGCGCGGCATCCCTCACCCGCGCCGCGATCGAGTCTCCGGCGCTTCGGGTCTCGTACCGTCAGGGGCGGGTGATCATCGAACAGGCCTTGACGATGCTGCCGGTGCCGGCCCTGGGACTGGAGGTCGGTGGCCGGCAGCCGATCACCGCCTCGGGACTTCTCGGACTCGCGATGATGTCGAGCGCCACCCTGCGCGAGGCCGTGATGGTCGGGCTTCGCTTTCAGAACCTCGCCGGGTCGATGGTGCGCTGGAGTTCGACAGAGGAAGCCAGCGCGCTCGTGGTGACCGCCGCGCTGCAGGAGCCGTCGTCCGCCGTGGGCAGGTTCCTGGTGGACGAGGGCTTCGCCACCATCACCCGGATGGCCCGCGACGTCGCGGGAGGGGTGGGGCCGAGACTTGTCGAACTGTCCCACGCCGCCGGTGCCGACTCCAGCGTCTACCGCGAGCATTTCGGCAGCGCGGTGCGGTTCTCCTCGACGCGCAACGCGTGGCACATCCCGCTCGCGGCCGCGCACGCGCGCCTGCCGAGCGCCGACGCATGGACGCATCGCGACACCGTCACCATGCTGGAGGCGCAGACCGAGAGCCTCGTCGAGCGCCAGGAGCTCGTCGCCGTGCTCGCCGCGCAGATCGAGGAGGCCCTGCCGGAGGTGTTGCCGCTGGCGGTGCACGCGCGTGCGCTCGCGACCAGTGAGCGCACCCTGCGCCGCAGGCTGATCGAGGTGGGCGCGAGCTACTCCGGTGTGCTCGACGACGTGCGCAAGCGCCTCACCGCGGAGCTGTTCGCCTCTCCGCAGCTCACGACGGCGGAGATCGCATTCCGCTTGGGCTACCAAGAAGACCGCTCGCTGCGCCGCAGCACCCAGCGTTGGTTCGGCTCGTCTCCCGCGGCACTGCACGCCGAGGCGCGGCGCCCGAGCCCTGCCCGCTGA
- a CDS encoding alpha/beta hydrolase, with protein MPTSFVPSERLMRGVIRTLGALPEPVQRIIAGRPVVVDGQRLYTEVQMALRLLNALPGSDFSDHPLDRARAQIDSEARIFGGSMPVTTVEDIEIPTRAGSVPGRRYLNGREAEGTVVYFHGGGWVLGSLDSADSVCRFIAATSGLEVISVDYRLAPEHPFPAGVEDAIDSYLWVRENRPNSRVAVAGDSAGGNLSAVVSLATVDDPAGAPDFQLLFFPVTDLADKQPSYRLFSDGYFLTEKQMDWYRAHYLTKPADALDPSASPLRAEAAALTQLPPAHVAVSGFDVLRDEGIAYAERLKDAGVPTTLQVVEGHIHAFVNATGVGRLSSQALAEAIGYLVRGLGQRDLTRP; from the coding sequence ATGCCCACCTCTTTCGTCCCCTCGGAACGCCTGATGCGCGGTGTCATCCGCACGCTGGGCGCCCTCCCCGAACCGGTCCAGCGCATCATCGCAGGCCGGCCCGTCGTCGTCGACGGCCAACGCCTGTACACCGAAGTGCAGATGGCCCTGCGGCTGCTCAATGCCCTTCCCGGCTCAGATTTCTCCGACCACCCACTCGACCGCGCCCGTGCGCAGATCGATTCCGAGGCGCGAATCTTCGGCGGATCGATGCCCGTCACCACGGTCGAGGACATCGAGATCCCGACGCGAGCGGGTTCCGTCCCCGGCCGTCGATATCTCAACGGCCGGGAGGCCGAGGGCACCGTCGTCTACTTCCACGGCGGCGGGTGGGTGCTCGGCAGCCTCGACTCCGCGGACTCGGTGTGCCGCTTCATCGCCGCCACCAGCGGGCTCGAGGTGATCTCGGTCGACTACCGCCTCGCGCCGGAGCATCCTTTCCCCGCGGGGGTCGAAGATGCGATCGACAGCTACCTCTGGGTGCGGGAGAACCGACCGAACAGCAGGGTCGCGGTCGCGGGGGACAGCGCCGGAGGCAACCTGAGCGCGGTCGTGAGCCTTGCGACTGTCGATGACCCTGCCGGCGCCCCCGACTTTCAGCTGCTCTTCTTCCCGGTGACCGACCTCGCCGACAAGCAGCCTTCGTATCGCCTGTTCTCAGACGGGTATTTCCTCACCGAGAAGCAGATGGACTGGTATCGCGCGCACTACCTCACGAAGCCGGCCGATGCACTCGACCCGTCTGCATCGCCCCTGCGCGCCGAAGCAGCGGCGCTCACGCAGCTGCCTCCGGCTCACGTCGCCGTCTCCGGCTTCGACGTGCTGCGTGACGAGGGCATCGCATACGCCGAACGTCTGAAGGACGCCGGGGTCCCCACGACCCTGCAGGTCGTCGAGGGACACATCCACGCGTTCGTCAACGCGACCGGCGTCGGCCGTCTGAGTTCGCAGGCGCTCGCCGAGGCGATCGGCTACCTCGTCCGCGGACTCGGCCAGCGCGACCTCACCCGTCCTTGA
- a CDS encoding VOC family protein gives MGDVTPFLWFDADAEAAIAFYTSLVPDSEVVTIGRYPVEIPGMGGKVMHAHFRLGGRDFLAMDAGPQFPFTEAVSMYVACADQAEVDRYWDALVGAGGQEQPCGWVKDRWGLSWQIIPDRLIELIRDEDPGRSHRAVQAMLTMHRIDIAAVEAAADGS, from the coding sequence ATGGGCGATGTCACCCCGTTCCTCTGGTTCGACGCCGATGCCGAGGCCGCGATCGCGTTCTACACCTCGCTGGTGCCGGACTCCGAGGTCGTCACGATCGGGCGCTACCCGGTCGAGATCCCCGGGATGGGCGGCAAGGTGATGCACGCGCACTTCCGGCTGGGTGGACGCGACTTCCTGGCGATGGATGCCGGGCCGCAGTTCCCGTTCACCGAAGCCGTCTCGATGTACGTGGCCTGTGCCGACCAGGCCGAGGTCGATCGCTACTGGGACGCCCTCGTGGGCGCCGGCGGCCAGGAGCAGCCCTGCGGCTGGGTCAAGGACAGGTGGGGGCTCTCGTGGCAGATCATCCCGGACCGCCTCATCGAGCTGATCCGTGACGAGGATCCCGGCCGGTCGCATCGAGCCGTGCAGGCGATGCTCACGATGCACCGGATCGACATCGCCGCGGTCGAGGCGGCCGCGGACGGGTCGTGA